From a single Brassica napus cultivar Da-Ae chromosome C9, Da-Ae, whole genome shotgun sequence genomic region:
- the LOC106426161 gene encoding heavy metal-associated isoprenylated plant protein 21 — protein MGAFDYISSFCSYTYSNAKTKRKPLQTVEIKVKMDCDGCERRLRNVVRRMKGVKTVEVNRKQSRLTVNGHVDPNKVLKRVKSTGKKAEFWPYIPQHMVYYPFAPGMYDKRAPAGHIRNPTQAFPAANAPGENYVSLFSDDNVHAACSIM, from the exons ATGGGTGCATTTGATTATATATCTAGCTTTTGTTCATATACATACTCTAATGCCAAAACCAAGCGTAAGCCATTGCAG ACAGTGGAAATCAAGGTCAAAATGGACTGTGACGGCTGTGAAAGAAGACTTAGAAACGTGGTTCGTCGCATGAAAG GCGTGAAAACGGTGGAGGTGAACCGGAAACAGAGCCGGCTAACGGTGAACGGTCACGTGGACCCAAACAAGGTGTTGAAGAGAGTGAAGAGCACAGGGAAGAAGGCAGAGTTTTGGCCTTACATACCTCAGCATATGGTCTATTACCCTTTCGCGCCTGGCATGTACGACAAACGTGCTCCTGCAGGCCACATCCGCAACCCTACACAAGCGTTTCCAGCCGCAAACGCACCTGGTGAAAACTACGTTTCCCTCTTCAGCGACGACAACGTCCACGCCGCTTGTTCTATCATGTGA
- the LOC106426165 gene encoding uncharacterized protein LOC106426165: MAFPSCVQCGTRQNPCRCKVVGPTLGFVAFLVTGVIEWPVGAVVYIFKHSKGRRIMGHPATVVYPKVSRSIPI, encoded by the coding sequence ATGGCGTTTCCTTCGTGTGTTCAGTGCGGGACGAGACAAAACCCGTGTAGGTGCAAAGTGGTGGGACCGACGCTAGGGTTCGTGGCTTTTCTGGTGACCGGAGTTATCGAATGGCCAGTTGGTGCGGTGGTTTATATCTTTAAACATAGCAAGGGTCGGCGTATAATGGGTCATCCAGCCACTGTGGTTTATCCTAAAGTCTCAAGATCTATTCCCATTTAA